From one Triticum urartu cultivar G1812 chromosome 3, Tu2.1, whole genome shotgun sequence genomic stretch:
- the LOC125547924 gene encoding xyloglucan endotransglycosylase/hydrolase protein 8-like has product MARRFLAVLAVVLALSQAASAKPWLDEKFNTDGNVRTGYDASGQQVVTLSLDQRSGAGFNSDEQYLYGEFSIQMKLIPGNSAGTVSCFYLSSGDGDGHDEIDMEFMGNSSGPGHPVVLNTNVWVNGDGKKEHQFNLWFDPAADFHTYTIIWNPENILFKVDNLFIRSFKRFAGIPYTSSKPMRLHATLWDGSFWATEKGKVPIDWSNAPFNVLYRNYYANACVSGGACHAGSDGWMNRQLNGAEWGTVKWAERSYMSYNYCEDGYRFPQGFPAECSRY; this is encoded by the exons ATGGCACGCCGTTTCCTGGCCGTGCTCGCCGTCGTCCTGGCGCTCTCGCAGGCCGCCTCGGCCAAGCCCTGGCTCGACGAGAAGTTCAACACGGACGGCAATGTCCGGACGGGATACGACGCTTCAGGGCAGCAGGTGGTGACGCTCAGCCTCGACCAGCGCTCCGGCGCCGGCTTCAACTCCGATGAGCAATACCTCTACGGTGAGTTCAGTATCCAGATGAAGCTCATCCCGGGAAACTCCGCCGGCACCGTCTCCTGCTTCTAC CTTTCTTCCGGTGATGGCGACGGTCATGACGAGATCGACATGGAGTTCATGGGCAACTCCAGCGGCCCTGGCCATCCAGTGGTGCTCAACACCAACGTGTGGGTCAACGGCGACGGCAAGAAGGAGCACCAGTTCAACCTCTGGTTCGACCCCGCCGCCGACTTCCACACCTACACCATCATCTGGAACCCGGAGAACATCCTCTTCAAGGTTGACAACCTCTTCATCCGGTCCTTCAAGCGCTTCGCCGGCATCCCCTACACTAGCTCCAAACCCATGAGGCTGCACGCCACGCTCTGGGACGGCAGCTTCTGGGCGACCGAGAAGGGCAAGGTCCCCATCGACTGGTCCAACGCGCCCTTCAACGTCTTGTACCGGAACTACTACGCCAACGCCTGCGTCAGCGGCGGCGCGTGCCATGCCGGCAGCGACGGGTGGATGAACAGGCAGCTCAACGGCGCCGAGTGGGGCACCGTGAAGTGGGCGGAGCGCAGTTACATGAGCTACAACTACTGCGAGGATGGGTACAGGTTCCCGCAGGGGTTCCCCGCCGAGTGCAGCCGCTACTGA